The following proteins come from a genomic window of Thiothrix unzii:
- a CDS encoding COR domain-containing protein → MADFPSKADIEKLYHEKGHDALVWYAWRNALRTVPFLGGMPIEKVWGTQAVRHVYAVCRSCLALAQWVDAPNLVAVAAAADIVATTTAYDRAKTKGSVTAITATAAASAAAATAATATTAIAYVVTDTGAYARAASATTSDLYTYAYADTDAYTRARVTAASATSAIATAAVTDAADADYKLLLQQNGLTASWWCSQPLWPRKWLGMGGGEPAEVMRWRQTLDAELRQLDLDFLADDLNALWESRPLEPHAMNYLKEYSDAELNDPAALRRLILGGDKEAEHIHAVRVLLLGPGGAGKSSLADRLQGKPVEQGKKPTVGVDYLNHQPLNLYGTFDYLQQGEKPLDLYLWDFGGQTIFHGLHSAFLHENCVYVLVVDSRHEQAPDEWLHQIRHLAGKQAKVLLVTNWYETCETHQNEARLLREFPDLLDKGFFYFSCHDPKASGLQDFVQILEQVCLDSQRMVLKETLDVNEALQQQYQDDVFLESVDLDEIIEQVTGRPDAAEILTNKLDQLGFLVRVDSDDQHYCLKPAWAVDHAYAVLYSPLLREAKGVLKLKDLQREFKDKIKAQHITYLVKFLQKRSLCRKLETGDGYFFPDAARANEQPEASKLLTDDQGLVIRFDLPYLPLGFHARLVHKLFNPHTEVGIRQTDDIWRQGFILRTRNAQAVVQYLLRKGSIEMVLVGELRNFADLLGAFIRSLKDVVVSPNGIRLEHIQPFVSGETQQLLSVHSGEELVKVLGQINSYDQLFQKVREMAGKEVHHHHGDTFNMDGGDGSNFAPKSQNFAQTTNVNKPTFTVTADQRQIISSVLDEMLRHKANLSDDVLEAVYDVRKAVKADEKQPTEKSQSVLGKLWSGIHELTNVAKDMTDVGGFVVEHQAAIGTAVTAAAALLS, encoded by the coding sequence ATGGCAGATTTCCCATCCAAAGCAGACATTGAAAAGCTCTATCACGAGAAGGGGCATGATGCGCTGGTGTGGTATGCGTGGCGCAATGCATTGCGGACTGTACCTTTTTTGGGAGGGATGCCAATTGAAAAAGTATGGGGGACGCAAGCAGTAAGGCATGTGTATGCCGTGTGCCGATCGTGTTTGGCCTTGGCGCAATGGGTAGATGCCCCCAATTTGGTGGCTGTTGCTGCTGCTGCCGATATAGTTGCTACCACTACCGCCTATGACAGAGCCAAAACCAAAGGCTCCGTCACCGCTATTACTGCTACAGCCGCCGCGTCCGCAGCCGCTGCTACGGCGGCTACAGCCACTACAGCCATTGCCTATGTCGTCACTGACACTGGAGCCTATGCCAGAGCAGCCTCTGCCACTACCTCCGACCTCTACACATACGCCTATGCCGATACCGATGCCTACACCAGAGCCAGAGTTACCGCTGCCTCAGCTACTTCAGCCATAGCCACCGCTGCCGTTACCGATGCTGCCGACGCCGATTATAAACTACTTTTGCAGCAAAACGGCTTGACCGCTAGCTGGTGGTGCAGCCAGCCGCTTTGGCCTAGAAAATGGTTGGGTATGGGAGGTGGAGAGCCAGCCGAAGTTATGCGATGGCGGCAAACGTTGGATGCTGAATTAAGGCAACTTGACTTAGATTTTCTGGCGGATGACCTAAATGCTTTGTGGGAAAGCAGGCCGCTAGAGCCTCATGCTATGAACTACCTCAAAGAATATTCAGACGCGGAACTCAATGACCCGGCAGCTTTACGCCGCCTGATTCTAGGTGGCGACAAGGAAGCAGAACACATCCACGCAGTCAGGGTATTACTGCTTGGACCGGGCGGTGCAGGTAAAAGTTCTCTGGCAGACCGCTTGCAGGGCAAGCCAGTGGAGCAGGGCAAGAAGCCGACGGTTGGGGTGGATTACCTGAATCACCAACCACTGAATTTATACGGTACTTTTGATTATTTACAGCAGGGCGAAAAGCCACTGGATTTGTACTTGTGGGACTTCGGAGGGCAAACGATATTTCACGGTTTACACAGTGCCTTTTTACATGAAAACTGCGTGTATGTGCTGGTAGTGGATAGCCGCCACGAGCAAGCCCCAGACGAATGGTTACACCAAATCAGGCATTTGGCGGGCAAACAAGCTAAAGTATTGCTGGTCACTAACTGGTATGAAACCTGCGAAACCCATCAGAACGAAGCACGTTTATTACGCGAGTTTCCCGACCTGTTGGACAAGGGCTTTTTCTATTTCTCTTGTCATGATCCAAAAGCATCTGGTTTACAGGATTTTGTCCAAATACTTGAACAGGTGTGCCTTGATAGCCAGCGTATGGTGTTGAAAGAAACGCTAGATGTCAACGAAGCCTTGCAACAACAGTATCAGGATGATGTGTTTCTGGAATCGGTTGATCTGGATGAGATTATCGAACAGGTGACAGGCAGGCCAGATGCGGCGGAAATCCTGACCAATAAATTGGATCAACTTGGCTTTCTGGTGCGTGTTGACAGTGACGATCAGCATTACTGCCTGAAACCCGCTTGGGCAGTCGATCATGCCTATGCAGTGTTGTATTCGCCTTTATTGCGCGAAGCCAAAGGTGTATTGAAGCTGAAAGACTTGCAGCGTGAGTTCAAGGATAAAATCAAAGCGCAACATATCACCTATTTGGTCAAGTTTTTGCAAAAGCGTTCCTTGTGCCGTAAGCTGGAAACGGGAGATGGTTATTTCTTCCCAGATGCTGCTCGTGCTAATGAGCAACCTGAAGCCAGTAAATTGCTGACGGATGATCAAGGTTTGGTGATTCGTTTCGACCTGCCCTACCTGCCGCTTGGTTTCCACGCACGGCTGGTACACAAGCTATTCAATCCACACACTGAAGTCGGTATCCGCCAAACCGATGACATCTGGCGACAAGGTTTTATTTTGCGTACCCGCAATGCCCAAGCCGTGGTGCAATACCTGCTGCGTAAAGGCAGCATCGAAATGGTGTTGGTTGGCGAGTTACGGAATTTCGCAGACTTGCTGGGCGCGTTTATTAGGAGCTTGAAGGATGTGGTAGTCAGCCCCAACGGCATCCGCTTGGAACACATCCAGCCCTTTGTTTCAGGCGAAACGCAACAACTGTTATCGGTGCATTCCGGTGAGGAATTGGTGAAGGTACTGGGGCAAATCAACAGTTACGACCAACTTTTCCAAAAGGTAAGAGAAATGGCAGGCAAAGAAGTACATCACCATCACGGCGATACATTCAACATGGACGGAGGCGATGGATCTAATTTTGCGCCGAAGAGCCAAAACTTCGCTCAAACGACCAATGTCAATAAACCAACTTTCACGGTGACAGCCGACCAACGCCAAATCATCAGTTCCGTGCTGGATGAAATGCTACGCCATAAAGCCAACCTCTCCGACGATGTGCTGGAAGCCGTTTACGATGTGCGCAAAGCGGTCAAAGCCGACGAAAAGCAACCAACAGAGAAAAGCCAATCGGTGTTGGGCAAACTCTGGAGCGGCATCCATGAACTCACCAACGTTGCCAAAGACATGACCGATGTTGGCGGATTCGTTGTTGAACATCAGGCAGCGATAGGGACAGCAGTGACGGCGGCAGCGGCTTTGCTTTCCTAA
- a CDS encoding nucleotidyltransferase, with protein MFHRDFKEFIELLNNHGVEYLLVGGYALGIHGYPRYTGDMDIWVKPEQVNAEKVMAVLEAFGFGELDLSTDDFTKLGNVIQLGYPPLRIDLLTQPDGVDFSSSYSQRLDVEYGGLTVHVISLEDFKKNKAASGRPKDLEDLRNLT; from the coding sequence ATGTTCCACCGCGACTTCAAAGAGTTTATCGAGTTACTGAACAATCACGGGGTTGAATACCTGTTGGTTGGCGGCTATGCGCTCGGTATTCACGGCTATCCGCGCTATACCGGCGACATGGATATTTGGGTCAAGCCTGAGCAGGTCAATGCCGAAAAGGTCATGGCGGTGTTGGAGGCGTTTGGCTTCGGCGAACTTGATTTGAGTACCGACGATTTCACCAAGCTGGGTAATGTCATCCAGCTTGGCTACCCGCCCTTGCGCATTGATCTGCTCACCCAACCGGATGGAGTGGATTTCTCCAGCAGTTATTCCCAACGTTTGGATGTGGAATATGGTGGTCTGACTGTTCACGTCATCAGTCTTGAGGATTTCAAGAAAAACAAGGCGGCGAGTGGTAGGCCGAAAGATCTTGAGGATTTGCGTAATCTGACATAA
- the mobA gene encoding molybdenum cofactor guanylyltransferase MobA: MMTNTGKLITGVILAGGQGSRMGGLDKGLLVLQGRPLVEHLLDALRPQVDAILISANRNQARYQQYQHPVISDELSGYQGPLAGFAAAMQHATTPYVLIVPCDAPVIAPDTAARLWQALQRESAELAVAHDGERLQPVHALIPVSLLPSLQAFLANGDRKIDLWYAQHRVAMVDFSDYRTMFRNINTPAQQTAMEQTPVNAPVTDQRTADLAILGLCAWSGAGKTTLMTHLIKHLKAAGLQITVIKHGHHQIELDTPGKDTYRFREAGADQVLLASRKRIAIMQECKTQREPELADVLRFINCDCADLVLVEGFKHTTIPKIEVHRPSVGKPLLYPDDSSVLAVATDDLTLDLPPHLAKLDLNQPDTIAAFILQWLKRHPRR, encoded by the coding sequence ATGATGACGAATACGGGCAAGCTTATTACGGGTGTGATTTTGGCGGGTGGTCAAGGCAGTCGGATGGGCGGGCTGGATAAAGGCTTGTTGGTATTGCAAGGTCGTCCGTTGGTGGAGCACTTGTTGGATGCGTTGCGACCGCAAGTTGATGCGATCTTAATCAGTGCCAACCGCAATCAAGCCCGTTACCAGCAATACCAGCACCCGGTTATCAGCGATGAATTGAGTGGTTATCAAGGCCCGTTGGCAGGTTTTGCCGCTGCGATGCAACACGCTACCACGCCTTATGTACTGATTGTGCCGTGTGATGCGCCAGTGATTGCGCCGGATACCGCCGCGCGTTTATGGCAAGCTTTGCAGCGTGAGTCAGCGGAATTGGCGGTGGCGCATGATGGCGAACGTTTACAGCCGGTACACGCACTGATTCCGGTAAGTTTATTGCCGAGTTTGCAGGCGTTTCTGGCTAATGGCGACCGTAAAATCGACTTGTGGTATGCCCAACATCGGGTGGCGATGGTGGATTTCAGCGATTACCGCACCATGTTCCGCAATATCAATACTCCGGCGCAGCAAACGGCGATGGAACAAACGCCAGTCAATGCGCCAGTCACTGATCAACGCACGGCGGATTTGGCGATTTTGGGGTTATGCGCATGGAGTGGGGCGGGTAAAACTACCTTAATGACGCATTTAATCAAACACCTGAAAGCGGCGGGTTTGCAGATAACCGTGATTAAGCACGGGCATCACCAAATTGAGCTGGATACGCCGGGTAAAGATACCTACCGTTTTCGTGAAGCGGGGGCGGATCAGGTGTTGCTGGCATCGCGCAAACGCATCGCGATCATGCAGGAATGCAAAACCCAACGCGAACCCGAATTAGCGGATGTGCTGCGTTTCATCAACTGCGATTGCGCCGATTTGGTGCTGGTGGAAGGCTTTAAACACACCACGATTCCCAAGATTGAAGTGCATCGCCCCAGTGTCGGCAAACCGTTGCTGTACCCTGACGATAGCAGCGTGCTGGCAGTGGCAACCGATGACCTGACGCTTGATCTGCCACCGCACCTCGCTAAACTCGACCTCAACCAACCCGACACTATTGCGGCTTTTATTCTGCAATGGCTGAAACGTCACCCGCGACGGTAA
- a CDS encoding BrnA antitoxin family protein, with product MKEQYDVSGGKRGAVIKTNKEKITIRLDPDVVDWFRKQVEGGSNYQSLINEALKAQKRSSKTRIPKAAIIGVLPVY from the coding sequence ATGAAAGAACAGTACGATGTTAGCGGCGGCAAACGCGGCGCAGTCATCAAGACCAACAAAGAAAAAATCACCATCCGGCTTGATCCTGACGTGGTTGACTGGTTTCGGAAACAGGTGGAAGGCGGTAGCAATTACCAAAGCTTGATCAACGAAGCATTGAAGGCACAAAAGCGTAGCAGTAAAACCCGAATTCCTAAAGCAGCTATAATAGGTGTGTTACCTGTTTACTAG
- a CDS encoding BrnT family toxin, with product MKNVLHSLFDRLFDLDVKIRVVVVVHVYRDVIHIISARKADPKERTQFSGGT from the coding sequence ATGAAAAACGTGTTACACAGTTTATTTGACAGACTCTTTGATCTGGATGTCAAGATCCGCGTAGTCGTGGTGGTTCATGTCTACCGCGACGTTATCCACATTATTTCTGCTCGCAAGGCAGACCCCAAAGAACGCACGCAATTTTCAGGTGGCACATGA
- a CDS encoding IS256 family transposase, which yields MERLDPKLMDDLLSDCKTPADVKNLYSQLLQRMINRSLEAELDVHLNYDKGERSEAGQRRSNTRNGKGNKTIKGEFGELQVETPRDRDGSFEPKLIQKRQIRLAGMEEHILTLYAKGMTTRDIEDTIKRLYGVDISHTLIAEVTEAVQGEAKAWQTRALDNIYPIVWLDGIVVKVQQDKQVINKSAHVVLAVNLRGEKDVLGIWLAENEGAKFWLSVLTELRHRGVQDIYVACMDGLNGLPEAVNAVFPKTLTQLCMVHMVRASLRYVTAKDTKGVVAALKRIYQSSTAEEAEHELEALDTEWGNKYKAVVRLWRGNWANVIPFFQFQPEIRKVIYTTNAIESLNMSLRKFTRNRRIFPNDSSALKSLYLAVREASQKWSVIHHWKPALQTFLLMFGEERVPLSAL from the coding sequence ATGGAACGCCTCGACCCGAAACTCATGGATGACTTACTCAGCGATTGCAAAACGCCTGCTGATGTCAAAAACCTTTACAGCCAGCTCTTGCAGCGGATGATCAACCGCAGCTTGGAAGCCGAATTGGATGTGCACCTAAACTACGACAAGGGTGAGCGTAGCGAAGCCGGGCAACGGCGCAGCAATACCCGTAACGGCAAAGGCAACAAGACCATCAAAGGCGAATTTGGTGAGTTGCAGGTAGAGACACCGCGTGACCGTGATGGCAGCTTTGAGCCGAAGTTGATACAAAAACGCCAAATACGGTTAGCAGGGATGGAAGAACACATCCTGACGCTGTACGCCAAAGGCATGACCACCCGCGACATCGAAGACACGATCAAACGCCTGTACGGGGTGGACATCTCGCATACGCTGATCGCGGAAGTAACCGAAGCCGTTCAGGGCGAAGCTAAAGCGTGGCAGACGCGAGCACTGGATAATATCTACCCGATTGTCTGGCTCGATGGGATTGTCGTTAAAGTTCAACAAGATAAGCAGGTCATCAATAAATCAGCCCATGTGGTATTGGCGGTCAACTTACGCGGTGAAAAGGACGTGTTGGGCATCTGGTTGGCAGAAAATGAAGGTGCCAAGTTCTGGTTATCGGTCTTGACGGAACTACGCCACCGGGGCGTACAAGACATCTACGTGGCGTGCATGGATGGCTTAAACGGCTTGCCTGAAGCCGTCAACGCGGTCTTCCCCAAAACGCTGACCCAGTTGTGCATGGTACACATGGTTCGCGCCAGCTTGCGCTACGTCACCGCCAAGGATACCAAAGGTGTGGTCGCTGCCCTCAAGCGCATTTACCAGTCCAGCACTGCTGAAGAAGCCGAACACGAACTGGAAGCCCTCGACACCGAATGGGGTAACAAATACAAAGCAGTCGTGCGTCTATGGCGCGGTAACTGGGCGAATGTCATCCCGTTTTTCCAGTTCCAGCCGGAGATCCGCAAAGTGATTTACACCACCAATGCGATTGAATCCCTGAACATGAGTTTGCGCAAGTTTACCCGCAACCGGCGCATCTTTCCCAATGACAGTTCAGCCCTCAAAAGCCTGTATTTGGCGGTACGCGAAGCCTCGCAAAAGTGGTCGGTCATTCACCACTGGAAACCCGCTTTGCAGACTTTTTTACTTATGTTCGGTGAAGAGCGGGTTCCGCTCTCCGCCCTATGA